A genomic window from Gossypium hirsutum isolate 1008001.06 chromosome D12, Gossypium_hirsutum_v2.1, whole genome shotgun sequence includes:
- the LOC107945780 gene encoding paired amphipathic helix protein Sin3-like 2 isoform X4 has protein sequence MKRLRDDIYSGSQFKRPFGSSKAEFNGQNQIPGGGGERGSGGGAVGGEGEVAVQKLTTNDALSYLKEVKEMFQDQKEKYDIFLEVMKDFKAQRTDTVGVIARVKELFRGHNNLIYGFNTFLPKGYEITLDEEEVPLKKTVEFDEAISFVNKIKKRFQNDEHVYKSFLDILNMYRKEHKDIDEVYREVASLFVGHPDLLEEFARFLPDASAAPLTQQVPNGRNSTHRYNERSSATPTLRHIQMDKQSRRERIITSHADRDLSVGRPDLEDDKAMVKMQKEQRKRVEKEIRDRRTRDQDDPEHENNRDFNMQHFPDKKRTGRKIEGFASYDEKDTSKSMCNQGIVFCEKVKERLCSSDDYQVFLKCLNIYSNGIIKRNDLQNLVTDLLGKYPDLMIEFNRFLERCENTDGLLAGVISKKSLSGNASRLFKSEEKDKEQKRETDSAKEKERYREKYMDKSIQELDLSNCQRCTPSYRLLPDDYPIPIASQRSELGAQVLNDHWVSVTSGSEDYSFKHMRRNQYEESLFRCEDDRFELDMLLESVSSTSKHVEDLLNSINENEISLESPFCVEDHFTVLNLRCIERLYGDHGLDVMEILRKTPALALPVILTRLKQKQEEWTKCRLDFNKVWAEIYSRNHYKSLDHRSFYFKQQDSKNLSAKSLVAEIKELKEKNQKEDDVLVASVAGHRQPLAPHLEYDYLDVSIHEDLYKLIEYSCEEICSTREELNKVMRLWTSFLEMMLGVPPRPSGREVTDDAGKAQSPAVNCTASSIAESDGNPRAVAAVRSGQQKATSDGDGNSFPELTNSCRNGLTNEETRVEERSDHVYSDDSKLEKEIKFIADKRPVINKLATGLGTIAIEAENNHIGNSVEGASGSGATASRPSISASVDHEPEANADLAHSLEGGDVTKHGLVAANGVPTDGSNASRYHESAGPSRTDKEEGELSPNGDFEEDNFVSYGDNGVKAASKSNHGGETRQYQSGNRKKLHYEDAGGENDADDDNSENALEAGDDASGSESAGDECSHGEEEEVECDEVDGKAESEGEAEGTADTHVGGDGAFLSVPERFLFTVKPLAKHVPVLLPKEARNSCCIFYANDDFYVLFRLHQILYERILSAKTNSTGSEIKWKIPTEATPTELYARFMSELYSLLDGSADNAKFEDECRAIIGNQSYVLFTLDKLLYKLVKQLQAVSADDMDTKLLQLFEYEKSRKHGKTMDSVYYENARVLLHEENVYRLKCSSSPPRLCIQLMDNVIEKPEAFAVSMEPNFSAFLHNDFLTVFPSKKEPHGITLKRNKKKYATLDEYGATCMAMEGVEVVNGLENKIACNSYKISYVLDTEDFFFRRRKSPQHKSSNIYQAKVQRFHRFLSASQ, from the exons ATGAAGCGACTAAGAGATGATATATATTCTGGTTCCCAATTTAAACGTCCCTTTGGTTCTTCAAAAGCTGAATT CAATGGGCAAAACCAGATTCCAGGTGGAGGTGGAGAACGGGGAAGTGGAGGTGGAGCAGTGGGAGGGGAAGGGGAAGTTGCGGTGCAGAAACTGACTACAAATGATGCCTTATCGTATCTAAAGGAAGTCAAGGAGATGTTTCAGGATCAAAAGGAGAAGTACGACATTTTCCTTGAAGTCATGAAGGATTTCAAGGCTCAAAG GACTGACACAGTTGGTGTCATTGCCCGAGTAAAGGAATTATTCCGAGGGCATAACAACTTGATTTACGGATTTAATACCTTTCTGCCAAAGGGATATGAAATAACCCTTGATGAGGAAGAGGTTCCACTAAAAAAGACTGTTGAATTTGATGAAGCAATCAGTTTTGTAAACAAAATAAAG AAACGTTTCCAAAATGACGAGCATGTTTATAAGTCATTCCTGGATATCTTGAATATGTACCGGAAGGAGCACAAGGACATAGATGAGGTCTACAGAGAG GTTGCTTCTCTTTTCGTGGGCCATCCAGATCTGCTTGAGGAGTTCGCTAGATTTTTACCCGATGCTTCAGCAGCACCTTTGACTCAACAAGTACCAAATGGTCGAAACTCAACTCATCGTTATAACGAGCGAAGCTCTGCAACACCCACCTTGCGGCATATACAAATGGACAAG caaaGTCGGAGGGAGAGGATTATTACTTCCCATGCTGATCGGGATCTCAGTGTTGGTCGTCCAGACCTGGAAGATGACAAAGCTATGGTGAAAATGCAAAAGGAGCAGAGAAAGCGCGTGGAAAAGGAAATTAGGGATCGGAGAACTCGTGATCAGGATGACCCTGAGCATGAAAACAATAGGGATTTTAACATGCAGCATTTTCCTGATAAAAAAAGAACTGGAAGGAAGATTGAAGGATTTGCTTCTTATGATGAAAAGGATACTTCAAAAA GCATGTGCAACCAAGGGATCGTATTCTGTGAGAAAGTTAAGGAAAGGCTATGCAGCTCAGATGACTACCAAGTGTTCTTAAAGTGCCTTAATATTTACAGCAACGGAATAATCAAACGAAATGATTTGcaaaatttg GTGACTGATTTACTTGGCAAGTATCCTGATCTTATGATTGAGTTCAACCGGTTCTTGGAGCGTTGTGAGAACACTG ATGGGCTCCTGGCTGGTGTCATTAGTAAAA AATCACTTAGTGGTAATGCATCAAGGCTATTCAAGTCAGAGGAAAAAGATAAAGAGCAGAAACGGGAAACAGACAGCGCTAAGGAAAAGGAGAGATACAGGGAGAAGTACATGGACAAATCAATACAAGAGCTTGACCTTTCTAACTGCCAACGTTGTACTCCAAGCTATCGGCTTCTGCCTGATGAT TATCCGATACCTATAGCAAGTCAGAGATCAGAACTTGGTGCTCAAGTGCTGAATGATCATTGGGTGTCCGTTACTTCAGGAAGTGAGGATTATTCTTTTAAGCACATGCGCCGAAATCAGTATGAAGAGAGTTTGTTCAGATGCGAGGACGATAG ATTTGAGCTGGATATGTTGTTAGAATCTGTTAGTTCAACTTCCAAGCATGTCGAGGATTTGCTGAACAGCATTAATGAAAATGAAATCAGTTTGGAGTCTCCATTTTGTGTAGAAGACCACTTTACTG TTCTAAATTTAAGGTGCATTGAGCGTTTATATGGTGACCATGGTCTCGATGTAATGGAAATATTACGTAAAACTCCTGCTCTTGCTTTACCTGTCATTTTAACTCGCTTGAAGCAGAAGCAAGAAGAGTGGACAAAGTGCCGTTTAGATTTTAACAAGGTTTGGGCTGAAATTTATTCGAGAAACCATTACAAATCACTTGATCACCGCAGTTTCTATTTCAAGCAGCAGGATTCAAAGAACTTGAGTGCAAAAT CTTTAGTGGCTGAAATCAAGGAGTTGAAAGAGAAGAACCAGAAAGAGGATGATGTTCTTGTGGCTAGCGTTGCTGGTCACAGACAACCCCTAGCTCCGCACCTTGAATATGACTATTTGGATGTCAGCATTCATGAAGACCTATATAAACTTATAGAATATTCATGTGAAGAGATTTGCTCAACCAGAGAAGAGCTAAATAAAGTCATGAGGTTATGGACCAGTTTCTTGGAGATGATGTTGGGTGTTCCTCCTCGACCTAGTGGCAGAGAGGTTACTGATGATGCTGGTAAAGCTCAAAGTCCTGCTGTAAACTGCACTGCATCAAGCATTGCTGAAAGTGATGGAAATCCCAGAGCTGTTGCTGCTGTTAGATCTGGGCAACAGAAGGCCACTAGTGATGGGGATGGGAACAGTTTTCCAGAACTAACTAATTCTTGCAGAAATGGCTTGACAAATGAGGAAACTAGAGTGGAAGAACGCTCAGATCATGTCTATAGCGATGATTCGAAGCTAGAGAAAGAGATCAAATTTATAGCTGATAAAAGGCCTGTAATTAACAAGCTTGCAACTGGACTTGGCACCATTGCAATTGAAGCAGAAAATAATCACATTGGAAACAGTGTTGAAGGGGCATCAG GGTCTGGTGCAACAGCATCTAGACCTAGCATTTCTGCCAGTGTGGATCATGAACCTGAAGCTAATGCTGATCTAGCACATTCATTAGAG GGTGGTGATGTAACAAAACATGGTTTAGTAGCAGCAAACGGAGTGCCTACTGATGGATCCAATGCGAGTAGATACCATGAATCTGCTGGTCCATCGAGAACTGATAAAGAAGAAGGTGAATTATCACCCAATGGTGATTTTGAGGAGGATAATTTTGTTTCTTATGGTGATAATGGTGTAAAGGCAGCTTCAAAGTCAAATCATGGTGGTGAAACCAGACAGTACCAGTCTGGAAACAGGAAAAAGTTGCATTACGAGGATGCTGGAGGAGAAAATGATGCTGATGATGACAATAGTGAAAATGCCTTGGAGGCCGGTGATGATGCATCAGGAAGTGAGTCTGCAGGTGATGAGTGCTCTCATGGAGAGGAGGAAGAGGTAGAATGCGATGAAGTTGATGGTAAAGCCGAGAGTGAAGGGGAAGCTGAAGGGACGGCCGATACACATGTGGGAGGAGATGGCGCTTTCTTGTCAGTTCCGGAACGGTTTCTTTTTACGGTGAAGCCTCTTGCAAAGCACGTACCTGTTCTTTTACCCAAAGAAGCTAGAAACAGTTGTTGCATTTTTTATGCAAATGATGATTTCTATGTTCTTTTCAGACTTCATCAA ATCCTGTATGAAAGAATACTGTCTGCGAAAACAAATTCAACAGGTTCTGAAATAAAGTGGAAAATTCCAACAGAGGCGACTCCTACAGAATTATATGCCAG ATTTATGAGTGAACTGTACAGTCTGCTTGATGGATCTGCTGATAATGCTAAGTTTGAAGACGAATGTCGAGCTATAATAGGAAACCAATCATATGTGTTATTCACATTGGACAAGTTATTATATAAATTGGTTAAGCAG CTTCAAGCTGTCTCAGCAGATGATATGGATACTAAGCTTCTCCAGTTGTTTGAGTATGAAAAATCCCGGAAACATGGGAAGACAATGGATTCTGTTTATTATGAGAATGCACGTGTCCTCCTTCACGAAGAGAATGTTTATCGATTGAAATGT TCGTCTTCGCCACCTCGTTTGTGTATCCAGCTGATGGACAATGTCATTGAAAAGCCAGAGGCATTTGCTGTTTCCATGGAACCTAACTTTTCAGCTTTTTTGCACAATGATTTTCTGACGGTGTTTCCCAGCAAAAAGGAGCCACATGGCATTACACTAAAGAG AAACAAGAAAAAATATGCAACCCTGGATGAATATGGTGCTACATGCATGGCCATGGAAGGTGTTGAAGTGGTTAATGGTTTAGAGAACAAGATAGCTTGCAACTCATACAAG ATTTCATATGTGTTGGACACAGAAGATTTCTTCTTTCGTAGAAGAAAATCACCACAACACAAATCTTCAAATATTTATCAGGCAAAAGTACAAAGGTTCCATAGATTTTTATCTGCTTCACAGTAA
- the LOC107945780 gene encoding paired amphipathic helix protein Sin3-like 2 isoform X2, producing MKRLRDDIYSGSQFKRPFGSSKAEFNGQNQIPGGGGERGSGGGAVGGEGEVAVQKLTTNDALSYLKEVKEMFQDQKEKYDIFLEVMKDFKAQRTDTVGVIARVKELFRGHNNLIYGFNTFLPKGYEITLDEEEVPLKKTVEFDEAISFVNKIKKRFQNDEHVYKSFLDILNMYRKEHKDIDEVYREVASLFVGHPDLLEEFARFLPDASAAPLTQQVPNGRNSTHRYNERSSATPTLRHIQMDKQSRRERIITSHADRDLSVGRPDLEDDKAMVKMQKEQRKRVEKEIRDRRTRDQDDPEHENNRDFNMQHFPDKKRTGRKIEGFASYDEKDTSKSFSIQTSGMCNQGIVFCEKVKERLCSSDDYQVFLKCLNIYSNGIIKRNDLQNLVTDLLGKYPDLMIEFNRFLERCENTDGLLAGVISKKSLSGNASRLFKSEEKDKEQKRETDSAKEKERYREKYMDKSIQELDLSNCQRCTPSYRLLPDDYPIPIASQRSELGAQVLNDHWVSVTSGSEDYSFKHMRRNQYEESLFRCEDDRFELDMLLESVSSTSKHVEDLLNSINENEISLESPFCVEDHFTVLNLRCIERLYGDHGLDVMEILRKTPALALPVILTRLKQKQEEWTKCRLDFNKVWAEIYSRNHYKSLDHRSFYFKQQDSKNLSAKSLVAEIKELKEKNQKEDDVLVASVAGHRQPLAPHLEYDYLDVSIHEDLYKLIEYSCEEICSTREELNKVMRLWTSFLEMMLGVPPRPSGREVTDDAGKAQSPAVNCTASSIAESDGNPRAVAAVRSGQQKATSDGDGNSFPELTNSCRNGLTNEETRVEERSDHVYSDDSKLEKEIKFIADKRPVINKLATGLGTIAIEAENNHIGNSVEGASGSGATASRPSISASVDHEPEANADLAHSLEGGDVTKHGLVAANGVPTDGSNASRYHESAGPSRTDKEEGELSPNGDFEEDNFVSYGDNGVKAASKSNHGGETRQYQSGNRKKLHYEDAGGENDADDDNSENALEAGDDASGSESAGDECSHGEEEEVECDEVDGKAESEGEAEGTADTHVGGDGAFLSVPERFLFTVKPLAKHVPVLLPKEARNSCCIFYANDDFYVLFRLHQILYERILSAKTNSTGSEIKWKIPTEATPTELYARFMSELYSLLDGSADNAKFEDECRAIIGNQSYVLFTLDKLLYKLVKQLQAVSADDMDTKLLQLFEYEKSRKHGKTMDSVYYENARVLLHEENVYRLKCSSSPPRLCIQLMDNVIEKPEAFAVSMEPNFSAFLHNDFLTVFPSKKEPHGITLKRNKKKYATLDEYGATCMAMEGVEVVNGLENKIACNSYKISYVLDTEDFFFRRRKSPQHKSSNIYQAKVQRFHRFLSASQ from the exons ATGAAGCGACTAAGAGATGATATATATTCTGGTTCCCAATTTAAACGTCCCTTTGGTTCTTCAAAAGCTGAATT CAATGGGCAAAACCAGATTCCAGGTGGAGGTGGAGAACGGGGAAGTGGAGGTGGAGCAGTGGGAGGGGAAGGGGAAGTTGCGGTGCAGAAACTGACTACAAATGATGCCTTATCGTATCTAAAGGAAGTCAAGGAGATGTTTCAGGATCAAAAGGAGAAGTACGACATTTTCCTTGAAGTCATGAAGGATTTCAAGGCTCAAAG GACTGACACAGTTGGTGTCATTGCCCGAGTAAAGGAATTATTCCGAGGGCATAACAACTTGATTTACGGATTTAATACCTTTCTGCCAAAGGGATATGAAATAACCCTTGATGAGGAAGAGGTTCCACTAAAAAAGACTGTTGAATTTGATGAAGCAATCAGTTTTGTAAACAAAATAAAG AAACGTTTCCAAAATGACGAGCATGTTTATAAGTCATTCCTGGATATCTTGAATATGTACCGGAAGGAGCACAAGGACATAGATGAGGTCTACAGAGAG GTTGCTTCTCTTTTCGTGGGCCATCCAGATCTGCTTGAGGAGTTCGCTAGATTTTTACCCGATGCTTCAGCAGCACCTTTGACTCAACAAGTACCAAATGGTCGAAACTCAACTCATCGTTATAACGAGCGAAGCTCTGCAACACCCACCTTGCGGCATATACAAATGGACAAG caaaGTCGGAGGGAGAGGATTATTACTTCCCATGCTGATCGGGATCTCAGTGTTGGTCGTCCAGACCTGGAAGATGACAAAGCTATGGTGAAAATGCAAAAGGAGCAGAGAAAGCGCGTGGAAAAGGAAATTAGGGATCGGAGAACTCGTGATCAGGATGACCCTGAGCATGAAAACAATAGGGATTTTAACATGCAGCATTTTCCTGATAAAAAAAGAACTGGAAGGAAGATTGAAGGATTTGCTTCTTATGATGAAAAGGATACTTCAAAAA GTTTTTCTATTCAAACCTCAGGCATGTGCAACCAAGGGATCGTATTCTGTGAGAAAGTTAAGGAAAGGCTATGCAGCTCAGATGACTACCAAGTGTTCTTAAAGTGCCTTAATATTTACAGCAACGGAATAATCAAACGAAATGATTTGcaaaatttg GTGACTGATTTACTTGGCAAGTATCCTGATCTTATGATTGAGTTCAACCGGTTCTTGGAGCGTTGTGAGAACACTG ATGGGCTCCTGGCTGGTGTCATTAGTAAAA AATCACTTAGTGGTAATGCATCAAGGCTATTCAAGTCAGAGGAAAAAGATAAAGAGCAGAAACGGGAAACAGACAGCGCTAAGGAAAAGGAGAGATACAGGGAGAAGTACATGGACAAATCAATACAAGAGCTTGACCTTTCTAACTGCCAACGTTGTACTCCAAGCTATCGGCTTCTGCCTGATGAT TATCCGATACCTATAGCAAGTCAGAGATCAGAACTTGGTGCTCAAGTGCTGAATGATCATTGGGTGTCCGTTACTTCAGGAAGTGAGGATTATTCTTTTAAGCACATGCGCCGAAATCAGTATGAAGAGAGTTTGTTCAGATGCGAGGACGATAG ATTTGAGCTGGATATGTTGTTAGAATCTGTTAGTTCAACTTCCAAGCATGTCGAGGATTTGCTGAACAGCATTAATGAAAATGAAATCAGTTTGGAGTCTCCATTTTGTGTAGAAGACCACTTTACTG TTCTAAATTTAAGGTGCATTGAGCGTTTATATGGTGACCATGGTCTCGATGTAATGGAAATATTACGTAAAACTCCTGCTCTTGCTTTACCTGTCATTTTAACTCGCTTGAAGCAGAAGCAAGAAGAGTGGACAAAGTGCCGTTTAGATTTTAACAAGGTTTGGGCTGAAATTTATTCGAGAAACCATTACAAATCACTTGATCACCGCAGTTTCTATTTCAAGCAGCAGGATTCAAAGAACTTGAGTGCAAAAT CTTTAGTGGCTGAAATCAAGGAGTTGAAAGAGAAGAACCAGAAAGAGGATGATGTTCTTGTGGCTAGCGTTGCTGGTCACAGACAACCCCTAGCTCCGCACCTTGAATATGACTATTTGGATGTCAGCATTCATGAAGACCTATATAAACTTATAGAATATTCATGTGAAGAGATTTGCTCAACCAGAGAAGAGCTAAATAAAGTCATGAGGTTATGGACCAGTTTCTTGGAGATGATGTTGGGTGTTCCTCCTCGACCTAGTGGCAGAGAGGTTACTGATGATGCTGGTAAAGCTCAAAGTCCTGCTGTAAACTGCACTGCATCAAGCATTGCTGAAAGTGATGGAAATCCCAGAGCTGTTGCTGCTGTTAGATCTGGGCAACAGAAGGCCACTAGTGATGGGGATGGGAACAGTTTTCCAGAACTAACTAATTCTTGCAGAAATGGCTTGACAAATGAGGAAACTAGAGTGGAAGAACGCTCAGATCATGTCTATAGCGATGATTCGAAGCTAGAGAAAGAGATCAAATTTATAGCTGATAAAAGGCCTGTAATTAACAAGCTTGCAACTGGACTTGGCACCATTGCAATTGAAGCAGAAAATAATCACATTGGAAACAGTGTTGAAGGGGCATCAG GGTCTGGTGCAACAGCATCTAGACCTAGCATTTCTGCCAGTGTGGATCATGAACCTGAAGCTAATGCTGATCTAGCACATTCATTAGAG GGTGGTGATGTAACAAAACATGGTTTAGTAGCAGCAAACGGAGTGCCTACTGATGGATCCAATGCGAGTAGATACCATGAATCTGCTGGTCCATCGAGAACTGATAAAGAAGAAGGTGAATTATCACCCAATGGTGATTTTGAGGAGGATAATTTTGTTTCTTATGGTGATAATGGTGTAAAGGCAGCTTCAAAGTCAAATCATGGTGGTGAAACCAGACAGTACCAGTCTGGAAACAGGAAAAAGTTGCATTACGAGGATGCTGGAGGAGAAAATGATGCTGATGATGACAATAGTGAAAATGCCTTGGAGGCCGGTGATGATGCATCAGGAAGTGAGTCTGCAGGTGATGAGTGCTCTCATGGAGAGGAGGAAGAGGTAGAATGCGATGAAGTTGATGGTAAAGCCGAGAGTGAAGGGGAAGCTGAAGGGACGGCCGATACACATGTGGGAGGAGATGGCGCTTTCTTGTCAGTTCCGGAACGGTTTCTTTTTACGGTGAAGCCTCTTGCAAAGCACGTACCTGTTCTTTTACCCAAAGAAGCTAGAAACAGTTGTTGCATTTTTTATGCAAATGATGATTTCTATGTTCTTTTCAGACTTCATCAA ATCCTGTATGAAAGAATACTGTCTGCGAAAACAAATTCAACAGGTTCTGAAATAAAGTGGAAAATTCCAACAGAGGCGACTCCTACAGAATTATATGCCAG ATTTATGAGTGAACTGTACAGTCTGCTTGATGGATCTGCTGATAATGCTAAGTTTGAAGACGAATGTCGAGCTATAATAGGAAACCAATCATATGTGTTATTCACATTGGACAAGTTATTATATAAATTGGTTAAGCAG CTTCAAGCTGTCTCAGCAGATGATATGGATACTAAGCTTCTCCAGTTGTTTGAGTATGAAAAATCCCGGAAACATGGGAAGACAATGGATTCTGTTTATTATGAGAATGCACGTGTCCTCCTTCACGAAGAGAATGTTTATCGATTGAAATGT TCGTCTTCGCCACCTCGTTTGTGTATCCAGCTGATGGACAATGTCATTGAAAAGCCAGAGGCATTTGCTGTTTCCATGGAACCTAACTTTTCAGCTTTTTTGCACAATGATTTTCTGACGGTGTTTCCCAGCAAAAAGGAGCCACATGGCATTACACTAAAGAG AAACAAGAAAAAATATGCAACCCTGGATGAATATGGTGCTACATGCATGGCCATGGAAGGTGTTGAAGTGGTTAATGGTTTAGAGAACAAGATAGCTTGCAACTCATACAAG ATTTCATATGTGTTGGACACAGAAGATTTCTTCTTTCGTAGAAGAAAATCACCACAACACAAATCTTCAAATATTTATCAGGCAAAAGTACAAAGGTTCCATAGATTTTTATCTGCTTCACAGTAA